GAGCTCCTCAACCTCGACCGCTGTTATCACGGTCGGCTCTCGCTGTTTTTCCTCACCGGGCTCCTCCTTGGCGACGCGCTTCGCGAGTTTGCGGCAGATGCTGCCGATTTCACGCTCCAAGTTGCGCACGCCGGCCTCACGAGTGTAGTTGCGGATGATCTTCTTGATGCCATCCTCGGTAAACTCCATGCTGCGGCCCTCCAGGCCGTTCTGGCTGAGCTGCTTCTTGATAAGGAAGTTCTCGGCAATCTTCATCTTCTCGTATTCTGTGTAGCCCGGCAGCCTGATTATCTCCATCCTGTCCTTAAGCGCCGGCGGGATCGTATGGTCGATGTTCGCCGTCGTTATGAATAGGACCTGGGAGAGATCAAAATCGACGCCAAGGTAATGATCGGTAAAGGTGTGGTTCTGCTCAGGATCAAGCACCTCAAGAAGTGCGGACGCCGGATCGCCTCGGAAGTCTGATGTCATCTTATCGACCTCGTCGAGCAGAAAGACCGGATTCTTGGTGCCCGCCCGCCGGACCGCCTGAATTATCCTTCCCGGCAGTGCGCCTATGTACGTTCTTCTGTGCCCGCGAATCTCGGCCTCGTCCCTCACGCCGCCGAGCGAGAGCCGAACGAACTTGCGGTCGAGCGCCTTGGCTACTGATTCTGCAAACGATGTCTTGCCGACTCCGGGCGGCCCTACGAAACATAAGACCGGCCCCTTGATCTTTTTGACAAGCTTGTGAACCGCAAGATATTCAACCACACGGTCTTTGACGTGCTTAAGGCCCCAGTGCTCGGCCTCGAGAATGTTCTCCGCCCTTTCAATGTCTAAATTGTCCTCGGTCGTCTTGTCCCAAGGCAATGACACGAGCCAATCAAGGTAGTTGCGAGAAACGGTGGCCTCGGCAGAGATCGGCGGCATCATCGCCATCTTGCGGAGCTCCTGGTCGGCCTTCTCCTTGACCTCCTCAGGCATCCCGGCCTTGTCGATCTGCTCCTTCAGCGCCTGAATCTCGTTCTTGGTGCTGTCATCCCGGCCCAGCTCCCGCTGAATCGCCTTCATCTTCTCGTTGAGATAGTATTCCTTCTGCGATTGCTCCAGCTGCTTCTTGACGTCCTCCTTGAGCTTGTCATCGAGCTCTAGCGTCTTGATCTCAGCATCCAAGATGTCGAGCAGCCGCTCCAACTGAGGCCTGATATTGAGCACCTCCAGTAGCTCCTGCTGCATCTTGCTCGGCGTCGAGAGATGCTGAACTATCGCCCCCAACAGTTTCTGCGGCTCCTCGATACGTGTGATCGAGCGGGCGACCTCGTTGCCCAACCGCGGGTTTATCTGCACACAATAGGTGAACTTATCCTTGACCTCGTCAAGCAGCCGAGCGTAGAAACTGTCAGCAAGCTCCGCCTCCTCTATCAACTCCGCCTCGGCAGAGAGGTATGGCTCAGTTTGGACAAAACGTTTTATGATTGCTCGCCTCAGCCCAACAACGAGGACCTTAATGCTGTCGTCTGACATCACTATCCTCTGTTTGACCTTGGCCAGCACCCCGACCTTGTGAATGCCCTCCGGGGCAGGATCGTTCTCCTCCACGTCCTTCTGCATGGTGAACACTACAAGGTCCTCGCTCTCCTTGAGGGATTTGACAGCGCTGACAGATTTCGCTCGGCCTATAAAGAGCGGGACGAGCACGTCCGTGAAGAGCACCTTATCCCGAAGGGCAACGACCGGGTAAATACGCCTTTCCTTGACACTGGACACTGACTTGCTGCTCAAAAACATCCTGCAAACCCCCAACTAAGGTGTGATTATCGCTGTAATTAAATATAGTTCAGGACGCCCATGATGTCAAGCATCTTGACCAGCCAGCTCCGCTCTCTCACGGGCGGATACATAATGCCGTCCCGACGTGCAACATGTCCCGAACCTCTGTTACAGTGCCCTCCCAACGATTCTTAGCGGCCGCCGCTAGCCGAAACTGCTGCCCGTGTTTGTTGACTTTGTGTGCCCCATCGTGCGATCCTTTGCGGGCTGTTGGTCATATCTGAGGGAGTGAGGGAAAGATTGGCTGAAGTTCAGTTTTTGGCTATCACGCCGAACGCCGAGGAGCTGATCGAGCGCGCGGCGCGAACTTGTCATCGCTCCCGCCTCGGCATCGATGCTGGCTCCCGCACGAACTTCATTCAGAAGGTAATCGAGCTTGGCCATCTATCGGTCCTGGAGCACGCCTCAGCCACGTTCCGCATCCTTGGCGTCTCCCGCGCCTTCTCCCATCAACTGGTGAGGCACAGGCTGGCCAGTTTCTCTCAGCGCTCCCAGCGCTATGTCTCCGATAGAGATTTCGCCTATGTGGTTCCCCCGTCGCTCGAAAGGCGAGGCGAAGCGCTGAAGGTGTTCGAGGCGGCGATGGCAGCGGCCCGTGATGCGTATGGCCGATTGCTCGAGCTCAAAGTTCCCCGCGAGGACGCCAGGTTTGTTCTCCCCAACGCTGCCGAGACGGAGCTCGTGATGACGGCCAACATGCGGGAGTTCCGTCACATTTTCGAGCTCCGGTGCCACCGGACGGCGCAGTGGGAGATCAGGTCGATAGCAGTCCAGATGCTCAAGGTTCTCAAGGCCGAGCTGCCCGCTGTGTTCGCTGATTTCGAGATGGCCGAGGACGGTAGCCATGCGTGGACCATGCCGCCCGTAAGCCCGTAGAGCGGTTAGATGACAAGGGAGACGAAAGAGCGACCCAAACTCTGCGC
This window of the bacterium genome carries:
- the lon gene encoding endopeptidase La, translated to MSSKSVSSVKERRIYPVVALRDKVLFTDVLVPLFIGRAKSVSAVKSLKESEDLVVFTMQKDVEENDPAPEGIHKVGVLAKVKQRIVMSDDSIKVLVVGLRRAIIKRFVQTEPYLSAEAELIEEAELADSFYARLLDEVKDKFTYCVQINPRLGNEVARSITRIEEPQKLLGAIVQHLSTPSKMQQELLEVLNIRPQLERLLDILDAEIKTLELDDKLKEDVKKQLEQSQKEYYLNEKMKAIQRELGRDDSTKNEIQALKEQIDKAGMPEEVKEKADQELRKMAMMPPISAEATVSRNYLDWLVSLPWDKTTEDNLDIERAENILEAEHWGLKHVKDRVVEYLAVHKLVKKIKGPVLCFVGPPGVGKTSFAESVAKALDRKFVRLSLGGVRDEAEIRGHRRTYIGALPGRIIQAVRRAGTKNPVFLLDEVDKMTSDFRGDPASALLEVLDPEQNHTFTDHYLGVDFDLSQVLFITTANIDHTIPPALKDRMEIIRLPGYTEYEKMKIAENFLIKKQLSQNGLEGRSMEFTEDGIKKIIRNYTREAGVRNLEREIGSICRKLAKRVAKEEPGEEKQREPTVITAVEVEELLGVPRYRQTKREKEHQVGCAIGLAWTEFGGQILSTEVLLTEGKGNLLLTGHLGDVMQESAKAALTFIHSRARSLGISMEAFKNNDVHIHVPEGAIPKDGPSAGITLATALASAFSGRPVRCDVAMTGEITLRGNVLPIGGLKEKAIAAHSALIKKVIIPAENEKDMSELPDAIKQDVEFVTVKTMDEVLQIALLPSPREEFEDLLAYDGLRSATRDSTQTGGVDSDSGVKN
- the thyX gene encoding FAD-dependent thymidylate synthase; translated protein: MAEVQFLAITPNAEELIERAARTCHRSRLGIDAGSRTNFIQKVIELGHLSVLEHASATFRILGVSRAFSHQLVRHRLASFSQRSQRYVSDRDFAYVVPPSLERRGEALKVFEAAMAAARDAYGRLLELKVPREDARFVLPNAAETELVMTANMREFRHIFELRCHRTAQWEIRSIAVQMLKVLKAELPAVFADFEMAEDGSHAWTMPPVSP